A genomic window from Photobacterium gaetbulicola Gung47 includes:
- a CDS encoding sucrose-6-phosphate hydrolase (COG1621): protein MTLTDILAACGGPNNLLRALRVEQQVILELKDPELRSDLARVLPFHSSLNQVAWTPEVPLCQADWEQLGRIIEQNQRTQLAAVCEITQSPHRPLWHIAPPQGLLNDPNGFTYHNGEYHLFYQLYPFGCVHKDKYWAHVTSSDLVNWQSQPMALYPSDWFDSHGVFSGHAVSTDDELMLFYTGNVRIGEQRQRITTQCLATSSDGINFTKHGPVIDSLPPSVTPHCRDPKLVKNGDHWLMLLGAQQETDEGQLLGRLAIYRSFDLRQWEFVSLTGSELNDFGYMWECPDLFEMGEQLVAIICPQGIEADSHYHNVPHHNGYLQASLDENDRLELSEFYTLDHGFDFYAPQSTQAPDGRRLMIGWMGLPDEINQPSVKDKWLHQLTCLRELSWQNGKLYQQPARELQQLRGETQSFNLEANNEKSSLDLGSKSFELQTILPWPASGQTTLRVMDNGSEYCDIILDADQQRIRLDRSHAQPTDGETIRELPWPHSQAVELQLLADNSSLELFINQGEFAMTARVFTAQDATAVRLISDEPVSIDAKAWLLS from the coding sequence ATGACACTGACAGATATCCTTGCTGCCTGCGGCGGCCCCAACAACCTCTTGCGTGCGCTGCGCGTCGAGCAACAGGTGATTCTGGAACTTAAGGATCCTGAGCTTCGCTCCGATCTTGCACGTGTGTTGCCATTCCACAGCAGCCTCAATCAGGTAGCCTGGACGCCGGAAGTGCCTTTATGTCAGGCTGACTGGGAGCAGCTCGGGCGTATTATCGAGCAAAACCAGCGCACTCAACTTGCGGCAGTGTGCGAGATCACCCAGTCACCGCACCGGCCGCTGTGGCATATTGCCCCACCGCAGGGTCTGCTCAACGATCCTAACGGCTTCACCTACCACAATGGCGAATACCACCTTTTCTACCAGCTCTACCCTTTTGGCTGTGTGCACAAAGACAAGTACTGGGCCCATGTCACCAGTTCCGATCTGGTTAATTGGCAAAGCCAGCCGATGGCGCTCTACCCATCGGATTGGTTCGACAGCCATGGGGTGTTCTCTGGCCATGCTGTCAGTACCGACGATGAACTGATGCTGTTCTACACCGGCAATGTCCGGATTGGCGAGCAGCGCCAGCGCATTACCACCCAGTGCCTGGCCACCTCGAGCGATGGTATCAATTTCACCAAACACGGACCGGTGATTGACAGCCTACCGCCTTCAGTCACTCCCCATTGCCGCGATCCGAAACTGGTAAAAAATGGCGATCACTGGCTGATGCTATTGGGAGCCCAGCAAGAAACTGATGAAGGCCAACTGCTTGGCCGCCTGGCAATTTACCGCTCTTTTGATTTACGCCAGTGGGAGTTTGTTTCACTGACTGGTAGCGAGCTCAATGACTTCGGCTACATGTGGGAGTGCCCGGACCTATTCGAAATGGGCGAGCAACTGGTTGCCATTATCTGCCCTCAAGGCATCGAAGCCGATAGTCACTACCATAACGTCCCGCACCATAACGGCTACCTGCAAGCCAGCTTGGATGAGAATGATCGGCTTGAATTATCAGAGTTCTACACGCTGGATCACGGCTTCGACTTTTATGCCCCGCAGTCGACACAGGCACCAGACGGCCGCCGCCTGATGATAGGTTGGATGGGACTGCCAGATGAAATCAACCAGCCAAGTGTTAAAGACAAATGGCTCCACCAGCTCACCTGCCTGCGAGAGCTATCTTGGCAAAACGGTAAGCTGTATCAGCAGCCTGCCCGTGAGTTGCAGCAACTTCGCGGCGAAACACAGAGCTTTAACCTCGAGGCTAACAATGAAAAGTCTTCGTTGGATCTGGGGAGCAAGAGCTTCGAATTGCAAACGATCTTACCGTGGCCGGCATCGGGGCAAACCACCCTGCGGGTGATGGACAACGGCAGCGAGTACTGCGACATCATCCTTGATGCCGACCAACAGCGGATCCGCCTAGATCGCAGCCATGCCCAGCCAACCGACGGTGAAACCATCCGTGAATTGCCTTGGCCACACAGCCAAGCTGTTGAACTGCAGCTTCTGGCTGACAACTCATCGCTAGAGCTCTTTATCAATCAAGGCGAGTTTGCCATGACAGCCCGTGTATTTACCGCTCAAGATGCCACCGCTGTTCGGCTGATTAGCGATGAACCCGTTTCTATTGATGCTAAAGCGTGGTTGTTAAGCTAG
- a CDS encoding Ribosomal protein S6 modification protein — translation MHQLYCFQFPYSERLNQSLQVDVLKTDNKVIVGWREWVSLPQLGIERIKAKVDTGARTSCLHTFAIEEFRHNNQQWLRFWVHPIQANTDVVVQCESRVIDQRLVRDSGGHETQRYIIRTELVAGNSSFPIEMTLTPRDNMRFRMLIGRTALHSRMIVDPGKSFLLSKE, via the coding sequence CTGCATCAACTATACTGTTTTCAGTTCCCTTACAGCGAAAGACTTAACCAGTCACTGCAGGTAGACGTTTTGAAAACAGACAACAAAGTCATCGTTGGATGGCGAGAGTGGGTTAGCTTACCTCAACTAGGTATTGAGCGAATCAAGGCCAAGGTCGATACCGGGGCTCGGACATCCTGTTTACATACCTTTGCTATCGAAGAGTTTCGCCACAACAATCAGCAATGGCTGCGCTTTTGGGTACACCCAATCCAAGCAAACACCGATGTTGTTGTTCAGTGCGAGTCCCGCGTGATCGATCAGAGGCTCGTCCGAGATTCCGGCGGGCATGAAACACAACGTTATATCATCCGTACGGAATTGGTTGCTGGTAACTCCTCTTTTCCCATAGAGATGACTCTCACTCCCAGGGACAACATGAGATTTCGCATGTTGATCGGTCGAACGGCTCTTCATTCACGCATGATTGTCGATCCTGGCAAGTCTTTCTTATTATCAAAGGAGTAA
- a CDS encoding ribosomal protein S6 modification protein (COG0189): MKIGILSRNKDLYSTRRLIESCQERGHEYKIIDVLRCYMNINSTSPSIHLKGDELAGFDAIIPRIGASVTFYGCAVLRQFEMMGVFPVNESVAITRSRDKLRSLQLLSRKNIGMPITGFASKPGDIKDLIHMVGGAPVVIKLLEGTQGIGVVLAETQKAAESVLEAFMGLRANIMVQEYIKEAGGADIRCFVIGDKVIAAMKRQAQPGEFRSNLHRGGEASLVRITPTERKTAVDAAKVMGLNVAGVDLLRSERGPLVMEVNSSPGLEGIELATGKDVAGMIIDYIEKNAKPQRTRTRGKG; this comes from the coding sequence GTGAAAATAGGTATTTTATCCCGCAATAAAGATCTTTACTCAACACGTCGCCTTATCGAATCGTGCCAAGAGCGCGGGCATGAATACAAAATCATCGATGTACTTCGCTGCTACATGAACATCAATTCCACTTCGCCTTCGATTCACCTCAAGGGCGATGAGCTTGCAGGCTTTGATGCCATTATTCCTCGCATCGGCGCATCGGTGACTTTTTATGGTTGTGCGGTGTTACGGCAGTTCGAAATGATGGGAGTGTTTCCGGTCAATGAATCCGTCGCCATCACCCGCTCTCGGGATAAATTGCGTTCTCTGCAATTACTTTCCCGTAAAAATATCGGCATGCCGATCACAGGCTTTGCCAGCAAGCCCGGCGATATCAAAGATTTAATTCACATGGTTGGTGGCGCTCCGGTGGTTATAAAACTACTGGAGGGAACCCAGGGCATTGGCGTTGTCCTTGCCGAAACCCAGAAAGCTGCAGAAAGTGTGCTTGAAGCCTTTATGGGGCTGAGAGCCAACATCATGGTTCAGGAATACATCAAAGAGGCCGGAGGGGCCGATATCCGCTGCTTTGTCATTGGCGATAAAGTCATTGCCGCCATGAAGCGCCAGGCTCAACCCGGAGAGTTTCGCTCCAACCTACACCGCGGTGGGGAAGCCTCTCTGGTGCGCATTACCCCCACAGAAAGAAAAACGGCGGTCGATGCAGCCAAAGTCATGGGCCTGAATGTGGCAGGTGTGGATTTGTTGCGCTCCGAGCGCGGGCCGTTGGTGATGGAGGTGAATTCGTCCCCCGGGCTGGAGGGTATAGAGCTGGCAACCGGTAAGGATGTTGCCGGTATGATCATTGACTACATTGAAAAAAATGCCAAACCCCAGCGGACCCGTACCCGTGGCAAAGGCTAG
- a CDS encoding succinylglutamate desuccinylase/aspartoacylase family protein (COG3608), whose protein sequence is MPNPSGPVPVAKASRNQAFQCGETLVPPGKRVSVDLEVARLYTHANLSVTLEVVNGRLAGPVLLVDAAIHGDELNGVEIVRQLLTKIDPMKLKGTLIAVPVVNVFGFIHKSRYLPDRRDLNRCFPGSARGSIAGRIAHYFFTNIVMQCTHVIDLHTAAIHRTNLPQIRANLSHPISAEMAMAFGTPVVIDASLRDGSLRAEAEKAGISVITYEAGEALRFEPFAITAGIRGIQRVMRHLGMTAQGKLTRAKPPVVARATRWIRADFDGILRSHVTLGQRVEKDQTLAIISDPLGSDEVAIKALQGGIIIGQQSLPLVNEGDAIYHLAYFEEPDSFVEEKVESYLDDVLDDMDNEIKSGIGKA, encoded by the coding sequence ATGCCAAACCCCAGCGGACCCGTACCCGTGGCAAAGGCTAGCCGGAATCAGGCTTTTCAATGCGGCGAGACTCTGGTGCCTCCAGGCAAGAGGGTGAGTGTCGACCTAGAGGTTGCCAGACTATATACCCATGCCAACCTATCTGTCACATTAGAAGTCGTCAATGGCCGTCTCGCCGGGCCGGTACTATTGGTTGATGCTGCTATTCATGGTGATGAATTAAATGGTGTCGAAATTGTGCGTCAGCTTCTGACAAAAATCGACCCCATGAAACTGAAAGGGACCTTAATCGCTGTCCCCGTGGTCAATGTGTTCGGTTTCATCCATAAATCAAGATACTTACCGGACCGGCGGGATCTCAATCGCTGTTTTCCCGGCTCAGCTCGCGGATCTATCGCTGGGCGAATCGCCCATTATTTTTTTACCAATATCGTCATGCAGTGCACCCATGTGATCGACCTCCATACAGCGGCGATCCACCGGACAAACCTCCCGCAAATACGCGCCAACCTCAGTCATCCTATTTCAGCCGAGATGGCGATGGCCTTTGGTACACCGGTAGTGATTGACGCCTCGTTACGTGATGGGTCATTGCGCGCTGAAGCGGAAAAAGCAGGCATTTCTGTTATCACTTATGAAGCAGGAGAAGCATTGCGTTTCGAACCCTTTGCCATCACCGCTGGAATTAGAGGCATTCAAAGGGTCATGCGCCACCTCGGTATGACGGCGCAAGGTAAACTAACACGAGCAAAACCGCCTGTCGTCGCCAGGGCGACCCGATGGATACGAGCTGACTTTGACGGTATTCTCCGCTCGCACGTTACTTTAGGCCAGAGGGTCGAAAAAGATCAAACCCTGGCCATCATTAGCGATCCACTCGGCAGTGACGAGGTAGCCATTAAAGCCCTGCAAGGGGGGATCATCATCGGCCAACAAAGTCTTCCTTTGGTCAACGAAGGAGATGCCATTTATCACCTGGCTTATTTTGAGGAGCCTGACAGTTTCGTCGAGGAAAAGGTTGAGTCGTATTTAGATGATGTCTTGGATGATATGGATAACGAGATCAAATCCGGGATTGGTAAGGCATAG
- a CDS encoding PfkB domain protein (COG0524) — MAKVWVTGDAVVDLIPEGEGTYLKCPGGAPANVAVGIARLGGETAFFGRVGQDPLGRFMKQVLSDEGVGTELMKLDEEHRTSTVIVDLDDEGERSFTFMVKPSADQFTSKDDVPAFARGEWLHVCSIALANEPSRGTTLAAMKAIKAAGGYVSFDPNLREEVWAQPSELKPVVMQAVALSDVVKFSDDELLFLTEQTDLQAALAYLKQQYQLPLVIVTQGKKGALVVQGGKQQLVTGKPVNPVDTTGAGDAFVGGLLAGLVSVDNWQDESQLLGIIKQANACGALATTAKGAMTALPTAKQLAEYLAV, encoded by the coding sequence ATGGCAAAAGTATGGGTCACAGGTGATGCAGTGGTTGATCTGATCCCCGAAGGCGAGGGGACATACCTAAAATGTCCTGGCGGCGCACCGGCAAATGTTGCCGTGGGTATTGCTCGCCTTGGGGGAGAGACTGCATTTTTCGGCCGTGTCGGCCAAGATCCGCTGGGCCGTTTTATGAAGCAGGTGCTTTCTGACGAAGGCGTCGGCACCGAACTGATGAAGCTGGATGAAGAGCACCGTACTTCGACTGTCATTGTTGACCTGGACGATGAGGGCGAGCGCAGCTTTACCTTCATGGTGAAGCCAAGTGCCGATCAATTCACATCAAAAGACGATGTACCTGCTTTCGCTCGGGGTGAGTGGCTCCACGTTTGTTCGATAGCCTTGGCTAATGAGCCTTCCCGTGGCACTACTTTAGCTGCGATGAAAGCAATTAAAGCCGCGGGCGGTTATGTGTCCTTTGACCCTAACCTTCGTGAAGAAGTCTGGGCCCAACCTTCTGAGCTCAAACCTGTTGTGATGCAAGCGGTCGCACTCTCTGATGTGGTGAAGTTTTCTGATGATGAGCTATTGTTCCTGACAGAACAGACGGATTTGCAAGCAGCGCTGGCTTACCTTAAGCAGCAATATCAATTGCCGTTGGTTATCGTGACGCAAGGTAAGAAAGGGGCGTTGGTGGTGCAGGGGGGTAAACAGCAACTGGTTACCGGGAAACCTGTCAACCCCGTTGACACCACCGGTGCCGGTGATGCCTTCGTCGGCGGTTTGCTGGCGGGCTTGGTGAGCGTTGATAACTGGCAGGATGAATCCCAGTTGCTGGGCATTATCAAGCAAGCCAATGCCTGTGGTGCGCTTGCAACCACTGCCAAAGGCGCCATGACGGCGCTGCCGACGGCCAAGCAGTTGGCTGAATACTTAGCAGTGTAA
- a CDS encoding hypothetical protein (COG1309): MMKQAAPLKEQGAAWISLSWQLFYAELWKGMSKLTRKERERRQRESLFLDIAYEILLKEGIQALTMEKVANISEYSKGTVYGHFGCKEDIISALSVKTLKLQKAMMQQVLEGECSTRERILSCALVYVLIQEKYPRLHYCVLSLNDPLVSTKLSSTMQELYAEVEEQVNDLLVETICAAQQCGDLPMDKTAESIAYAVRAMVFGMSLIGHDSLESVTRCHLSSLLDGLGWQPLTRDADYLHYWQQTRETLLGVTIPEIHSY, encoded by the coding sequence ATGATGAAACAAGCTGCACCTTTGAAGGAACAAGGTGCAGCTTGGATCTCTTTATCTTGGCAATTGTTTTACGCAGAGTTATGGAAGGGAATGAGTAAATTAACGAGGAAAGAAAGGGAAAGGCGGCAGCGCGAATCATTATTTTTGGATATTGCCTATGAGATCTTGCTCAAGGAAGGTATTCAGGCGCTGACAATGGAAAAGGTGGCAAACATATCAGAATACTCGAAAGGGACTGTGTATGGTCATTTCGGTTGCAAAGAAGACATTATCTCAGCATTGAGTGTCAAAACGCTGAAGCTGCAAAAGGCGATGATGCAACAGGTTCTGGAAGGCGAGTGTTCAACTCGCGAAAGAATACTGAGCTGCGCCTTGGTGTATGTGCTTATCCAGGAAAAATATCCGAGGCTACATTACTGTGTCCTGTCGCTAAATGACCCTCTGGTCAGCACTAAACTCTCCAGCACCATGCAGGAGCTATACGCGGAAGTGGAAGAGCAAGTTAATGACCTGCTGGTTGAAACAATCTGTGCCGCCCAGCAGTGCGGTGATCTGCCCATGGATAAAACCGCAGAATCTATCGCTTACGCGGTGCGTGCAATGGTGTTCGGCATGTCTCTTATTGGTCATGACTCGTTGGAAAGCGTGACTCGATGCCACTTAAGCTCGTTGTTGGATGGGTTGGGGTGGCAACCGCTCACTCGAGATGCTGACTATCTGCATTATTGGCAGCAAACACGTGAAACCCTTCTCGGAGTAACGATTCCAGAAATTCACTCATACTGA
- a CDS encoding putative RND efflux transporter (COG1033), translating to MNSYINFVSKYAKSIILLLVLITGFFTYQISYLTEDSNPYLLPESHPARSSLLEMREEFTGTYDSILIALYNHDTIFNQESLNAIFSLTQSARKIMLADQSDIDRLALLKKQYPQHAELAALVAGVLAGELGQDDAAPVRQFVADGHGQSLSAADAKYLRVLAERLDPVREMAGMAATENVFLEPDGTLRASITLNHNDSNSADIQKAIMKNELMEMGVVDKLGHVGLVVIEVSVLQDDAEGQLRAYDAIRLLVDEYQAANPQLKDEVYIGGVPVFFAEQKKIMDRDLGTLLPAVMVLIALILIAFFRSGLGVAIPLVNVVMCTIWTMGAMAMVGIPVDLITSVLPVFLITICSSDAIHVMAEYYHQRRQEQSNKQAVVVTIRLMTAPVVLTTITTCLTFIISTTTSISNLQNFGLSMSFGMFVAMVISLLLIPAWLSLLKPKNQAKKQDNKPGDSYLISRCLISIFKPVIAYRARFMVLTSVVLAGLVAMALQVSVDDMGSGYFAPDNEFRIADDFINGNVAGTSPGWIEIDAGEPGAALDYDTIMFVDKLEKFIHQQANITFSYSAARYVRRMNLVLNDMAPEYDRLPYREETFTDTDEETGLVEEVAISGQDIIRQSILMYENGGGSDLTNVLNEDFSKTVMLYTMNTTVASEFQAFLDVLIPWLEDNTPAGISYKLAGAPIIWTAVLDELISGQVLSIGLAFLTVVLTMSLWLKSWKMGLVGTLPLAATVVIYYATMAFFGIELNIGTAIISFLILGIVDYSVHYLLRTKHGVEQGLSIDDALLQALSQSGRSIIANVFVFSIGFIALLFSEFKPIVDLGTLVGLSLFISGIMSIYVITLLAPWLIPSDNVVTVKDPLTV from the coding sequence ATGAATTCATATATCAATTTTGTGTCCAAGTATGCAAAATCAATAATCTTGTTGTTAGTTTTGATTACTGGTTTTTTTACCTATCAGATTAGCTATCTGACGGAAGACAGTAATCCTTACTTATTGCCAGAGAGCCATCCGGCGAGAAGCAGTTTGCTGGAAATGCGGGAAGAGTTTACGGGAACCTATGACTCTATTTTAATTGCGCTTTATAACCATGACACTATTTTCAACCAGGAAAGCTTGAATGCCATCTTTAGCCTGACCCAATCGGCTCGAAAGATAATGTTGGCTGATCAATCGGATATTGATAGGTTGGCGTTGCTCAAAAAACAATATCCACAACATGCAGAGCTAGCAGCTTTAGTGGCGGGTGTTCTGGCCGGAGAACTTGGTCAGGATGATGCCGCGCCCGTCAGGCAGTTCGTCGCCGACGGCCATGGCCAGTCATTGTCAGCGGCTGATGCGAAATACCTCCGGGTGTTGGCTGAACGTCTTGATCCTGTCCGAGAAATGGCTGGAATGGCAGCTACTGAGAATGTATTCCTTGAGCCTGATGGAACACTCCGCGCGAGTATCACGCTAAACCACAATGACAGCAATTCGGCTGATATTCAAAAAGCGATCATGAAAAATGAGCTGATGGAAATGGGAGTGGTGGATAAACTGGGTCACGTTGGACTGGTGGTTATTGAAGTTAGCGTGCTCCAGGATGATGCCGAGGGACAGCTGAGGGCATACGATGCCATCCGCCTTCTGGTTGATGAATACCAAGCCGCGAACCCTCAACTGAAAGATGAAGTCTATATTGGGGGTGTTCCTGTTTTCTTTGCTGAGCAAAAGAAAATTATGGACCGCGACTTGGGGACGCTGCTGCCTGCGGTGATGGTGCTCATAGCGCTGATTTTGATTGCTTTTTTTCGGTCGGGGCTTGGCGTTGCCATCCCATTGGTGAATGTTGTGATGTGCACAATATGGACCATGGGCGCGATGGCGATGGTCGGTATTCCCGTTGACTTGATAACCAGTGTGTTACCGGTGTTCTTAATTACGATTTGCTCTTCCGATGCAATCCATGTCATGGCTGAGTATTACCATCAGCGCCGCCAGGAGCAATCAAACAAGCAGGCGGTTGTTGTCACCATACGGTTGATGACAGCGCCGGTTGTTCTGACGACAATCACAACCTGCCTGACGTTCATCATATCAACCACTACCAGCATCAGTAACCTGCAAAATTTCGGCCTGAGTATGTCGTTCGGAATGTTTGTGGCGATGGTTATTTCGTTGTTGCTGATCCCGGCATGGCTCTCGTTGCTGAAGCCGAAGAACCAAGCCAAAAAACAGGATAACAAACCCGGTGATTCATACCTTATCAGTCGTTGTCTGATCAGCATTTTTAAACCGGTTATTGCCTATCGTGCGCGTTTTATGGTGCTGACTTCAGTGGTACTGGCGGGATTAGTGGCAATGGCACTGCAGGTCAGTGTGGACGATATGGGGAGTGGCTATTTTGCTCCGGACAACGAGTTTCGTATCGCGGATGACTTTATCAATGGCAATGTCGCGGGAACCAGCCCGGGCTGGATCGAAATCGATGCGGGTGAACCCGGTGCCGCCCTTGATTATGACACTATCATGTTTGTCGACAAACTGGAAAAGTTCATCCACCAGCAGGCAAATATTACGTTTAGTTACTCTGCTGCCAGGTATGTTAGGCGGATGAACCTGGTGCTCAACGACATGGCCCCAGAGTACGACCGCCTGCCATATCGAGAGGAAACATTCACCGATACCGATGAAGAAACCGGTTTGGTTGAGGAAGTAGCCATCTCTGGCCAAGATATTATTCGCCAGTCAATCCTGATGTACGAGAACGGCGGTGGCAGCGACCTGACTAATGTTCTCAATGAGGATTTCTCCAAAACGGTGATGCTCTATACCATGAACACCACGGTTGCCAGTGAGTTCCAAGCTTTTCTCGATGTACTTATCCCTTGGCTGGAAGACAATACGCCGGCTGGTATCAGCTATAAGCTGGCGGGCGCTCCGATTATTTGGACGGCAGTACTTGATGAACTGATCTCCGGTCAGGTACTCAGTATTGGCTTGGCTTTCTTAACCGTCGTACTCACCATGAGTCTGTGGTTGAAGTCTTGGAAGATGGGGTTAGTCGGTACCCTGCCTCTGGCGGCAACAGTAGTGATCTATTATGCAACCATGGCTTTCTTTGGTATTGAGTTGAATATTGGAACTGCGATTATTTCTTTCTTAATTCTAGGTATTGTTGATTACTCCGTTCATTATTTGCTTAGAACCAAGCATGGTGTAGAACAGGGACTATCCATTGATGATGCGTTATTACAGGCGCTATCACAGTCGGGCCGTTCGATAATTGCCAATGTTTTTGTGTTCAGTATCGGCTTTATTGCCCTGCTGTTCTCAGAATTTAAACCTATCGTTGATTTGGGAACTTTGGTTGGCTTATCTTTGTTTATCAGTGGCATCATGTCGATTTACGTAATTACTCTGCTGGCTCCTTGGTTGATTCCATCAGATAACGTCGTTACGGTAAAAGATCCACTAACCGTATGA
- a CDS encoding putative short chain dehydrogenase/reductase family oxidoreductase (COG1028) codes for MKGIVVITGAASGIGAAVVKTELTQAKRHIVAIDIDEAGLDCIKQSLTADEKERITFCCIDLTDINAMQAAVSGFCCRGDGVDKIIISHALSNENQIDQQSVWDRVLDVNLHSTQRFLAALEPHINIHGRVVILSSVLGKAGKVSNSAYCVSKHGLLGLVKSLALDWAPRKITVNAVMPCWVDTPMLRRELAPQADALGITVDRMIRQIKKRIPLKQLVKDSDVADTIAFLTSSSAAMITAQGIVIDGGFGCGV; via the coding sequence ATGAAAGGGATAGTTGTCATTACAGGGGCGGCCAGCGGGATTGGAGCCGCCGTGGTAAAAACGGAGCTGACCCAGGCCAAGCGCCATATTGTGGCGATTGATATTGATGAAGCAGGGCTGGATTGTATAAAGCAATCGCTTACTGCTGATGAGAAGGAGCGCATTACTTTCTGTTGCATTGATCTCACTGATATTAATGCAATGCAGGCTGCGGTATCAGGTTTCTGCTGCCGGGGAGATGGCGTCGATAAGATCATCATCAGCCATGCCTTGAGTAATGAAAATCAGATTGACCAACAGTCTGTGTGGGATAGGGTGCTGGATGTGAACCTCCATTCGACCCAGCGCTTTCTGGCGGCTTTAGAGCCCCATATTAATATTCACGGCCGGGTGGTGATTTTATCTTCGGTGCTTGGCAAGGCGGGAAAAGTCTCCAACTCTGCCTATTGCGTCTCTAAGCATGGCTTATTGGGGCTGGTTAAGAGCCTGGCACTGGATTGGGCTCCGAGAAAAATCACGGTTAATGCCGTGATGCCCTGTTGGGTGGACACGCCGATGTTGCGTCGTGAACTTGCCCCCCAAGCGGATGCGTTAGGGATCACGGTCGATCGTATGATCCGTCAAATAAAGAAAAGGATCCCCCTCAAACAGTTAGTCAAAGATAGCGATGTGGCCGATACCATTGCTTTTTTGACCTCATCGTCTGCCGCGATGATTACCGCGCAAGGGATTGTAATTGATGGAGGTTTCGGATGTGGCGTATAG
- a CDS encoding 3-oxoacyl-(acyl-carrier-protein) reductase (COG1028): MERNESTSRPVALVTGATRGIGRSIALAFAQKGYDLAFCYRSNQAEAVTLMADIERAGARVLSHQLDVSDEAAVTTFFGRLEQQYGRLDVLVNNAGQTRDGLLVSMEKTDMEAVLATNVVGTMLFCREAVKLMLPARSGSIVNLSSVSAVRANKGQTNYAASKGAVEALTRALAVEVGKKGIRVNAVAPGVIKTEMTGELLDNFEKQLKQRLLARKFGEPSDIAEAVLFLARPENHYITGQVLTVDGGLVLG, from the coding sequence ATGGAACGGAACGAAAGTACTTCAAGACCGGTAGCTTTGGTTACTGGCGCGACGCGGGGAATTGGACGCAGTATTGCGTTGGCATTTGCCCAAAAGGGTTATGACCTTGCTTTTTGCTATCGCAGCAACCAAGCAGAGGCGGTCACGCTGATGGCCGATATTGAAAGGGCCGGTGCCCGGGTTCTTTCCCACCAGTTGGATGTCAGTGATGAGGCGGCCGTAACCACGTTCTTTGGAAGGCTAGAGCAGCAGTACGGACGGCTTGACGTGTTGGTCAACAATGCTGGCCAAACCCGCGATGGCCTTTTGGTCAGTATGGAAAAGACCGACATGGAAGCGGTTTTAGCGACCAATGTCGTTGGTACTATGCTGTTTTGCCGTGAGGCGGTCAAACTGATGCTGCCCGCAAGAAGCGGGAGCATCGTTAATTTATCATCAGTTTCTGCAGTTAGGGCGAATAAGGGGCAAACAAACTATGCCGCCTCAAAAGGGGCGGTCGAAGCCCTTACACGGGCTTTGGCAGTAGAAGTGGGGAAGAAGGGCATTCGGGTCAATGCCGTCGCGCCAGGGGTTATCAAAACTGAAATGACAGGGGAGCTGTTGGATAACTTTGAAAAGCAATTGAAGCAACGTTTATTGGCTAGGAAATTTGGTGAACCGAGTGATATTGCTGAGGCTGTTCTGTTTTTGGCCCGCCCCGAAAACCATTACATCACAGGGCAGGTGCTGACCGTTGATGGCGGTCTTGTATTGGGCTAG